From Pseudodesulfovibrio alkaliphilus:
CAACGACGATGCTCCGGGTGCACAGCGAGGTTGAGAATCTCCATCTCATCCTCCACCAGGGAAAAGGCGATATACCCGGCCAGACGCCCGCCCTGGCGCATCCCGAGGACACGATACACACCACGCTCAAGCCCCATGGCGAACTGCTCCCGCGTCCAGTGATAAGCAAAGCACAGCCGCTCAAGACGCATCAGCTCGTCCATATCGCTCTCGCCCAATGCCACCACCCTTTCCACCATGCGCCTCATCCCCCTCTTTCAACCGGCCTTCCACTCTGGATAACCAGGGCTGATACGTGTATGCTCGTCTTATACCAGCCAATCAGAACGCCGGGAGCAGGGACAATGATATTCTCCAAAAAATCATCCGCAAGAATCGATCCGGCACGATTCGTCGAAGTCGTGGACGGGAACAACAGACCACTGGCCGTACTGGACAAGGACATGGCCCATCGCCAACTCCTGCGCCATCGCTCGGTGCAGGTTCTCGTCTTCAACACGGACAAGAAAATCTACCTGCAAAAACGAAGCGCGAACAAGCGCTTCTTCCCCGGCCGCTGGGACATTTCGGCCAGAACACACCCGCATGTGAGCGAGGCTTCGGCCGATGCCGCCCTGCGAGTGCTCCGCGAGGAGCTGAACCTGACGGTGGAGCACACCCAGTTCGTCCGGACCCTGCCCGCATGCGCCGAGACAGGGTTTGAACACATCTCCATCTATACCCTGCCACGCAACACCCAGCCCATTACCCCCAACAGCGATGAAGTTTCCGAAGGCTATCACTTCTCGCGAGAGGAACTGACCTGTCTGGTCAAGGAATTTCGCGAGTTGCTGACACCAAATCTCGTCACCCTGTGGGAGGCCGGACTGCTTGTAAGCGTTTAGCCGCCGCAAATCAACCGGGACAACTCGCGATGAACAAGTCCGTTAGTGGCCAGGATGGTTCCTGCCCCCAGCGAGTAGTCCTTTCCACTGTCATATTCCGTCACCCTGCCTCCTGCCTCGCGGACCAGCAACCATCCGGCGGCGGTGTCCCACGGCCTGAGTGCACTCTCGTAGAACCCTGCATACCGGCCGCAAGCCACATAGGCCAGATCAAGAGCGGCAGCACCCACCCTGCGCACCCCCTGGACCCGCGGCAACACGGCCTTCAGCCGGTCAAGGATGGGCTCCAGGTGCTCCTCAATGGCATAGGGAAACCCGGTGGCGATCAGTGCTTGCTCCATGGCCCCCTCGGTCGAAACGGTCACAGGAGCGCCATTGAGCAGGGCTCCGCCTCCCTCGCGCACGGAAAAAAGCTCGCCAAGGAGCGGCAGGTTGACCACCCCGAGAACCACTCTGTCCCTCTGCCACAAGGCGATGGAGGTGGCCACGAAAGGCAGGCCGTTGGCGAAATTGGTGGTGCCGTCCACCGGATCGATTATCCAGGTCAATTCACCGGGTTCAGTGGAGCTGGCCGTTTCCTCGGCCAGAAAATCCGAACCGGGTAGAAGTGCCGCCAGTTCGTCCTTGAGCATTTCCTCAACGGCGAAATCCGTCTCCGTGACCAGATCTATCCTGCCCTTGTGCGTCACCTTGCGGGCCTGCCCGGCGCCCCTGACCACGATGCCGCCCGCCCGGACCGCGATGGATTCAAGCCCTGTCTGAATCCGTTTGACCTCATGCTCATCCATGGCCCGCTCCCCATAAAAAAGGGCGGTATTCATACCGCCCGGTTTCGTATTTCCCACAATGACAGCTCAGG
This genomic window contains:
- the rimI gene encoding ribosomal protein S18-alanine N-acetyltransferase, translated to MVERVVALGESDMDELMRLERLCFAYHWTREQFAMGLERGVYRVLGMRQGGRLAGYIAFSLVEDEMEILNLAVHPEHRRCGIGAALLARALEVCAKKGVAKSFLDVKASNVAAIDLYLKFGYEQIGVRKRYYPDTGDDALLFRHEIRRDYDQKNQ
- a CDS encoding NUDIX hydrolase, which produces MIFSKKSSARIDPARFVEVVDGNNRPLAVLDKDMAHRQLLRHRSVQVLVFNTDKKIYLQKRSANKRFFPGRWDISARTHPHVSEASADAALRVLREELNLTVEHTQFVRTLPACAETGFEHISIYTLPRNTQPITPNSDEVSEGYHFSREELTCLVKEFRELLTPNLVTLWEAGLLVSV
- a CDS encoding inositol monophosphatase family protein; translated protein: MNTALFYGERAMDEHEVKRIQTGLESIAVRAGGIVVRGAGQARKVTHKGRIDLVTETDFAVEEMLKDELAALLPGSDFLAEETASSTEPGELTWIIDPVDGTTNFANGLPFVATSIALWQRDRVVLGVVNLPLLGELFSVREGGGALLNGAPVTVSTEGAMEQALIATGFPYAIEEHLEPILDRLKAVLPRVQGVRRVGAAALDLAYVACGRYAGFYESALRPWDTAAGWLLVREAGGRVTEYDSGKDYSLGAGTILATNGLVHRELSRLICGG